A stretch of DNA from Verrucomicrobiota bacterium:
GTGTTATGCACGCGGTCGCCCACCTTCTTGACGAACAGCGGCAACCACACCATCGTCACCAAAGAGCACAACGCCAACTTCCAGTTGAGCCAGAGCATCAGCGGCGTCACGAGGACCATATTGGCCACGAGATCGACGAGCAGCATCGCCCCCCGCGCCAACGCCATCCGCACCGCCTGAAGGTCGTTGGTCATCCGCTGCATCAGATCGCCGACCCGCATCTCGGAGTAGAACTTCGGCTCGAGTGTCTGCAGGTGCAAATACAGGTCCTGCCGCAGATCAATCGACACGCGCAGGGCCATCTCCGAGAAAACCCTCCGCATCGTGTAGCGCAGCACGGCCATCACCAGCGTCGCCCCGACGATGACACCCACAACCCCCAGCACGAGATCCCAGCCCAGATGCCCTTCCGTGAGCCCGTTGATGAAACTGCGCTGCGCCAGCGCCGGCGTCAGATCGAGCGCATCGATGGCCACGATCACCAGCGCGCCGATCAGAAACTCGCGCCCGTGCCCCCGCATGAGCTGCGAAAGATGCCTGAGATGTACGAGGAACCCCTTCTGCTCCATATGCCGCCCACTCGGTCAAACAAACGGACCCTAGCGCCCCGGGGGCTCTAGGGTCGCGCTGGTATCTTTCACCTCAGGTGCCCGCGTGCATGGCCCTCAGACGACGCACGGGCCGCTACCCTTGTCTCCGCGTCACGCTCCCGTCAGCAAACGGTATCCCACCCCTTTCCTCGACCTGCCATGACAATACCATGCACCTGCCTATGCGTCAACCAATGTACTCAGACGCGCATGCGGCCAACAGGGATTGACGCCAATCGTCCCGACCCACCGCCGCCATGCCGGCCCGGTCTCCCCACCCTGGGGCAACGGCGTGGTTCCCTGCGTCCGCCTCCCGGTTTTCTGTTGATTTCCGGACACCCGCGTGCTTGAATCCCGCGGTTCCCTGAACACACAACGTGAGCACGAGCGTTCACTCCGCTGGCGATGACGCAACCTCCGCCGGTGGCGTGACGTGCGCAATACAGAGAGGATGGTCGGATGGTGTTCTGGAGCAGGCTCCTGGGCAGATTCTCAAACGACATGGGCATTGACCTGGGCACGGCCAACACACTCGTCTACGTCAAGGGCCGCGGCATCGTGCTCACCGAGCCATCGGTCGTCGCCATCAAGAAAGGGACAAACCGCATCCTCGCTGTCGGCGAGGAAGCCAAGCGCATGCTCGGGCGCACCCCGGGCGACATCGTCGCCATCCGCCCGCTCAAGGACGGGGTGATCGCCGACTTCGAAGTCACCGAGAACATGCTCCGCTACTTCATCAAGCGCGTGCATAACCGCAAGGCGCTCATCAGCCCGCGCATCGTCATCGCCGTGCCCTCGGGCATCACAGCCGTCGAGCGCCGCGCCGTCGAGGACAGTGCCATGCATGCCGGCGCGCGCGAGGTCCACCTCATGGAGGAGCCCATGGCCGCCGCGATCGGGCTCGACATGCCCGTACACGAACCGGCCGGCAACATGATCGTCGACATTGGCGGCGGCACCACCGAGGTCGCCATCATCTCGCTCGCCGGTATCGTCTTCTGCAAGAGCGTCCGCGTCGCCGGTGACGAGATGGACGAAGCCATCGTCCAGTTCCTGCGCCGCAACTACAACCTCATGATCGGCGAGCGAACCGCCGAGCAGATCAAGATCACCATCGGCGCCGCCGTCCCGCTCAAAGAGCCGCTCATGATGGAGGTCAAGGGCCGCGACATGGTCGCCGGCCTGCCCAAGACCCTCACGATCAACTCCGAGGAAATCCGCGAAGCGTTGAGCGAGCCGATCAGCACCATCGTCGAGGCCGTGCGCATCTCGCTCGAGCGTTGCCCGCCCGAACTGAGCGCCGACCTCGTTGACCGCGGCATCATGATGGCCGGCGGCGGGTCGTTGCTGCGCGGCCTCAACAAGCTCATCGCCAAGGAAACCGGTCTGCCCGTTCACATTGCCGAGGACCCGCTCAGCGCCGTCGCTATCGGTACCGGCAAGGCCCTCGACCAAATCAAGTTTCTTCGCGAGGTCGCCAAGATCCGCAGCTGACACGCGGCGCCTCATCCCGCCATGGGGCCGCCGCATTCTGGCCGGCCCAACGACTATGCGACCCGATGGGCGATCGTCCATTCCGACTGCCCCGGAGGGGCTGCCTGAAGAAGCTCAGGGCAAGGCGCTCGCCGAAGGGCACACCGCCGCTCTGGCTTCGGCTTCAGAGAGAAAGAGATGAGCCTTGAAGGGGGTCCGAAGGATCCCCCAAGCCGTCGCGCACTGCTCGATGCGACGCACCCTACGCGCGCACCGCGCGAATTGTCCCGTTCGTCAGATGCGGCACGAGGTCGAACCGGTCCACCTCGGCGCAATACGGCACGTCGCGCCCCATGCCGATCTGCGTCAGATACCGCCCGTGCTCGCACTCGGTCGCCATCCGCACGAGATCATCCGCGTGCTCCCGGAATGCCTCGAGCGCCCGACGCGCCCGGTCGGTCAACTCAACGCGGATGCCGCCGCCCAGCTTCTCGACGAGCATCCCTGCGCACACAGCATCCTCGAGCGCGGCAGCCCCGAGCTTGCCCGAACAGAGCACCGTCACATCGCGCCCTGTCCCCAGCGCGTAGCGCGCGGCGGCCGACGCGTTGAGGAAACACGCCACGATCGACTCGGCGCCCCCGCGGCTCGCCACGATCGCCCGCGTGCCATTGGTCGAGCACATCACCAGCGTGCGCCCGCGGACCACATCCCGGGTCATCTCGAACGGTGAGTTGCCGAGGTCGAACCCCTCGATCCGGTACCCCTCGCGCTCACCGGCGAGCAGCACGTTCGGCAGCTCGTCGCGCAGCATGAGCGCCTCCGCAGGCTCCGCCACCGGAATCGCCGCCTCGCACCCGTTGGCGAACGCCGTCACCATCGTCGAGCTCAGTCGAAGCACGTCGACGACCACAGACAGATCGGCCGAGCGATCCCCGCCGCCCAGTTCCGCCGGCAGCGCCACAACGTCAATGCGCATTCCACCTCCGTCAAGCGTCGCGTGAGCCGGCAGCATACCAGACCCGCCGCCCCGCCACCACCAGTCGAATCAGGCCGTCCAAGACCTTACCGGGCGAGGTATCGTCACGCCATTTGCGATCTTACCGGCGGAGGAGACGCACGATGGCTGGCGAGAGCCTGCGCAGCAGGCGGCACGATGGAGCCTGACGCGCCGCACGTGGATCTCGATGACAACATGAGACCCCGAGCCCCGCAGGGCGCGACAGAAGAACCGGTCGTAACCTAGAACGACCGGCGGAGGTGGGAGGGAAGAATACCGAGCTCTTTGCGGTACTTGGCGACCGTGCGGCGCGCGATCCGGTACCCCTCGTCATTGAGCATCTTGACCAAGGCCTCGTCGCTCAACGGCCGTTTCGTCTCCTCCTTGGCGACGATCTCCCTGAGCGCTCGCTTGACGCGGTGAGCCGACACCTCCTCGCCGTCGGCCATCTCGATCCCCGTCGTAAAGAAGAACTTCAGCGGGAAGATCCCGTGCGGCGTGTCGATGTACTTGCCGCTGATCGCGCGGCTCACTGTCGATTCGTGCAAGCCGACCGCCTCGGCGATCTGGTGCATCGTGAGCGGCTTGAGCGCCCCGCCGCCCGTCTTGAGAAAGCTTTCCTGAACGCGCACGATCTCGCTCGCGATGTTGTGCAGCGTCTCCTGGCGTTGGTGGATGTTCTTGATGAGCCACCGCCCGGCGTGCACCTTGTCCTTGATGTAGTCGCGCACATCCTTCGCGACCTGGTCGTTGCCTAACATCTGGCGGTAGAAGTTGCTGATCCGCAGGTGCGGGATCCGCTCGTCGTTGATCGTGATCTCGAACTTGCCGTCGTCCTTGCGCAGCGTAATGTCCGGCGTGATGTACTGCGCCTGGGTCTGCCCGAAGCCCGAGCCGGGCCGCAGGCTGAGCCGCATGATGTCGTGCACGGCCTCCTGCACGTCGGTCACCTTGACCCGCTCGGCCCGCGCGATGTCCTGATAGCGCTTCTTGCCCAGCGCCTCGTAGTGCCGCTCGATCATCCTGCATGCCAGCCCGCCCTCCTTGCCCATGGCGCGAAGCTGGATGAGCAACGACTCGCGCAGGTCGCGCGCGCCCACGCCGCTCGGATCGAACGTCTGGATGATCTTGAGCACATGCTCGATCTCCTGCGGCGTCCGCCCCGCCAGCAGGGCGAGCTCGTCGAGACTGATCCGCAGGAAGCCATACTCGTCGATGTTGCCGATCACGAGGTCGCCCAGCTCGCGCTCCTCTTCGCTCGAGGCCGCCAGCGCCATCTGCGCTGACAGGTGCTCGCTGAGCGTCTCGCTGCGCGTGATCGAGTTCTCGAGGAACGCCCGCCGCTCCTCGTCGTCCTCCGACGGGCGGAAATACGGGCCCGACTCCCGGAAGTAGTCGCGCCACTCCTCGTCGATCTTCTGGAGAACGTCAAACTCCTCCTTGAACTGGAGGTCCTTCTCGCCCTCCCGAGCCTCCTCGGCTTTCTGCTCGGCCGCGCGCTCCTCGGTCGCCCGTTCCTCGGCGCCTGCCTCGCCGGCCGCAGCCTCCTCGGACGAGTCCTCGCGTGCGATCTCCTCGAGCACCGGGTTCTCGGCAAGCTCCTGCTCGATCTTCTGCGACAGCTCCAGGATCGGCAGTTGCAGCAGTTGGATCGCCTGCTGCATCTGCGGCGACATCATGATCGTGATGATCGGCTTCTGGACCTGCGATTGAAGATGTTCGAGCCGTATCTGCATACGCTTCGCCGTTTCGCTTACACCACGCGAATCCCCGCGCTCTGGAGCAGCTGATCACACTCAGCCGGCGCGCCCCGTCGGACCGTACCCGACAAAGAACATGCGCGCTCCGCTTCAATCCCAGTATAGGCCGCGTGCCCCAGACGTGTCAATCGGTATCCTGGCCGCGTGCCGCACTTACGTCGTCGAGCCTGTCGCGACGGCTTCGGCAATGTAGTCGCCGACCTCGTTCGTGCCGCAACCCATCTTGCCCGCCGAGAGGCTCTTGAGCTTCTTCGTCACGGCCTTGATGATCGCCTGCTCGACAGCGGCGGCAGCCTCCGCCTCGCCAAGCTCATCGAGCAGCATCTGACCGGCCGCGATCGCCGCGACCGGGTTGATCACATTCTGTCCCGTGTACTTGGGCGCCGAGCCACCGATCGGCTCGAACATGCTCACCCCGTCAGGATTGATATTGCCGCCAGCGGCGACGCCCATCCCGCCCTGGATCATCGCGCCCAGGTCCGTGATGATGTCGCCGAACATGTTCGTCGTCACAATCACGTCGAACCACTCCGGGTTCTTCACCATCCACATGCACGTGGCGTCCACATGCGCGTAGTCGCGCTTGATGTCGGGATAGTCGGCCTCGCCCACTTCGTTGAACGTGCGCCACCACAAGTCGTGCCCGTAGGTGAGCACGTTCGTCTTGGCGCATAGCATCAGCTTCTTGTCCTTGTTGCGCGCGCGTGCCAGATCGAACGCGTACCGCACGCACCGCTCGACGCCCTTGCGCGTGTTGACACTTGTCTGGATCGCCACTTCGTCCGCCGTGCCCTTCTTGAGGAATCCCCCGATACCGACGTACAGGTCCTCGGTGTTCTCGCGCACGACGACGAAGTCGATCTCGTCGGGCCCCTTGTCCTTGATCGGGGTCCACACGCCCGGATAGAGCTTCACGGGCCGTAGGTTGATGTACTGGTCGAGATGGAACCGCAGCTTGAGCAGGATGCCCTTCTCGAGGATGCCGGGCGCCACCTCGGGATGGCCGATCGCACCGAGGTAAATGGCCTCGAACTGCCCCAGCTCGTCGAGGCACTTGTCAGGAAGCACCTCGCCCGTCCTCTTGTAGCGCTCGCCGCCGAAATCATACGTTTCGGTCTCAAGCTTGAAACCGTACCGCTCACCGGCGGCCGCCAGCACCTTCAGCCCCTCGGCCACCACCTCCGGCCCCGTGCCGTCGCCGGGGATCACTGCAACCTTGTAGCTCCGTCCCATTGCTCTCGCCTCATTGCTGACAGCGCACCGAGCCGGCCGGTCAGCACCCCGCTCTGAGTACATCCCTCCGAAGCCAGAGAAGGCTGCGAGGGGAAACCGCTTTGGTGCAAGAACCGTGCCATGCGGCACGCTCTCGTGTGGGAATTGCCTGTCCGTCAGTTACTTATGCGTCTTGGCAAGGTAGGCCATCAACCCCCCGGCCTTCACCAACTCCTGCATGAACGGGGGGATCGGCTTCGACTGGTACGTCTTCCCCTTCGTCTTGTCCGTGATCACGCCAGTCGAAGCGTCGATTTCCACGACATCCCCCTCGGCAATGTCGCGGCTCGCCTCCGCCGATTCCAGCACCGGCAACCCGATGTTGAAGGCGTTCCGATAGAATATCCGCGCGAAACTCGCGGCCACCACACACGACACGCCCGCCGCCTTGATTGCGATCGGCGCGTGCTCGCGGCTCGAACCGCACCCGAAGTTGTTCCCCGCCACAAGAATATCGCCGACGCTAATCTTCTTCGGCCAGCCCGGACGCACGTCCTCGAACGCGTGCGCGGCCATCTCCGCCGCGTCCGTCGTCACCAGGTACCGCGCGGCAATGATCATGTCGGTGTCAACGTTGTCGCCGAACTTGGTGGCCTTGCCCTTCATCGTCCTCTGGCTCATTGCCCTGCAACCTCTTGGGGTCCGCACACCTTGCCCGCGATCGCGCTCGCCGCCGCCGTCGCCGGACCGGCAAGGTAAACCTCGCTCTTCTTATGCCCCATCCGGCCGACGAAGTTGCGGTTGGTCGTGCTCACACACCGCTCGCCCTCGGCCAGCACGCCCATGTGCCCGCCGATGCACGGCCCACACGTCGGTGCCGAGATCGTCGCGCCAGCATCGAGGAACACCTCGAGCAACCCCTCCTTGAGCGCCTGCTTGTAGACGTGGTGACTGCCCGGCACCACGATGCATCGCGTCCACTTCGCAATGTGCCGGCCGCGCATGACCTCGGCGGCCACGCGCAGATCCTCGATCCGTCCGTTCGTGCACGAACCGATCACAGTCTGATCAATCGGGATATCCTCCTTGATCTCGCTCACGCCGCGCGCGTTGCCCGGCGAGAACGGCAATGCCACTTGCGGCTCGAT
This window harbors:
- the rpoN gene encoding RNA polymerase factor sigma-54, giving the protein MQIRLEHLQSQVQKPIITIMMSPQMQQAIQLLQLPILELSQKIEQELAENPVLEEIAREDSSEEAAAGEAGAEERATEERAAEQKAEEAREGEKDLQFKEEFDVLQKIDEEWRDYFRESGPYFRPSEDDEERRAFLENSITRSETLSEHLSAQMALAASSEEERELGDLVIGNIDEYGFLRISLDELALLAGRTPQEIEHVLKIIQTFDPSGVGARDLRESLLIQLRAMGKEGGLACRMIERHYEALGKKRYQDIARAERVKVTDVQEAVHDIMRLSLRPGSGFGQTQAQYITPDITLRKDDGKFEITINDERIPHLRISNFYRQMLGNDQVAKDVRDYIKDKVHAGRWLIKNIHQRQETLHNIASEIVRVQESFLKTGGGALKPLTMHQIAEAVGLHESTVSRAISGKYIDTPHGIFPLKFFFTTGIEMADGEEVSAHRVKRALREIVAKEETKRPLSDEALVKMLNDEGYRIARRTVAKYRKELGILPSHLRRSF
- a CDS encoding 3-isopropylmalate dehydratase small subunit; protein product: MKGKATKFGDNVDTDMIIAARYLVTTDAAEMAAHAFEDVRPGWPKKISVGDILVAGNNFGCGSSREHAPIAIKAAGVSCVVAASFARIFYRNAFNIGLPVLESAEASRDIAEGDVVEIDASTGVITDKTKGKTYQSKPIPPFMQELVKAGGLMAYLAKTHK
- a CDS encoding rod shape-determining protein; this encodes MVFWSRLLGRFSNDMGIDLGTANTLVYVKGRGIVLTEPSVVAIKKGTNRILAVGEEAKRMLGRTPGDIVAIRPLKDGVIADFEVTENMLRYFIKRVHNRKALISPRIVIAVPSGITAVERRAVEDSAMHAGAREVHLMEEPMAAAIGLDMPVHEPAGNMIVDIGGGTTEVAIISLAGIVFCKSVRVAGDEMDEAIVQFLRRNYNLMIGERTAEQIKITIGAAVPLKEPLMMEVKGRDMVAGLPKTLTINSEEIREALSEPISTIVEAVRISLERCPPELSADLVDRGIMMAGGGSLLRGLNKLIAKETGLPVHIAEDPLSAVAIGTGKALDQIKFLREVAKIRS
- a CDS encoding 2-phosphosulfolactate phosphatase, translated to MRIDVVALPAELGGGDRSADLSVVVDVLRLSSTMVTAFANGCEAAIPVAEPAEALMLRDELPNVLLAGEREGYRIEGFDLGNSPFEMTRDVVRGRTLVMCSTNGTRAIVASRGGAESIVACFLNASAAARYALGTGRDVTVLCSGKLGAAALEDAVCAGMLVEKLGGGIRVELTDRARRALEAFREHADDLVRMATECEHGRYLTQIGMGRDVPYCAEVDRFDLVPHLTNGTIRAVRA
- a CDS encoding 3-isopropylmalate dehydrogenase codes for the protein MGRSYKVAVIPGDGTGPEVVAEGLKVLAAAGERYGFKLETETYDFGGERYKRTGEVLPDKCLDELGQFEAIYLGAIGHPEVAPGILEKGILLKLRFHLDQYINLRPVKLYPGVWTPIKDKGPDEIDFVVVRENTEDLYVGIGGFLKKGTADEVAIQTSVNTRKGVERCVRYAFDLARARNKDKKLMLCAKTNVLTYGHDLWWRTFNEVGEADYPDIKRDYAHVDATCMWMVKNPEWFDVIVTTNMFGDIITDLGAMIQGGMGVAAGGNINPDGVSMFEPIGGSAPKYTGQNVINPVAAIAAGQMLLDELGEAEAAAAVEQAIIKAVTKKLKSLSAGKMGCGTNEVGDYIAEAVATGSTT